In Prunus dulcis chromosome 2, ALMONDv2, whole genome shotgun sequence, a single genomic region encodes these proteins:
- the LOC117617982 gene encoding putative disease resistance RPP13-like protein 1, whose protein sequence is MGGVGKTTLARMLYNDDKVKEHFTLKAWACVSEDYDAIRVTKTLLESVTSKTCNTTDLNLLQIELREQLRGKKFLFVLDDLWNEKYTDWNCLQTPFTSGARGSKVIVTTRNKNVASFMQNVPTQPLEPLSHEDCWSLLAKHAFGNVNCSAYPSLEEIGKKIARKCNGLPLAAQTLGGLLRSRLDSEVWNRVLNNSIWELPTEKSDILPALGLSYHYLPAKLKQCFIYCSIFPKDYEFKVEDIVFLWMAEGLIPQAENGDNMEEVAKEYFDELLSRSLFQTSGKSSFVMHDLINDLALFMSKGFCSRWEGRESHEVERVRHLSYAREEYDVSLKFEQLKEAKCLRTFLPTSLNPYNSYKNYYLSKKVVQDLLSSHRCLRALSLSSYRNVTQLPDSIKNLIHLRYLDLSGTAIERLPSVLCSLYYLQTLLLSNCSSLVELPADLRKLINLQKLMLGGCASLAKLPVDLWELISLHHLDVSGTKIAEMPLQMSRLKSLRTLTAFVVGKSTGSTIGELGELPHLGGKLKLQNVVDAKDAVQANLKNKKDMKELEFEWGNEDSDDSTKVREVLDKLQPCMNLEKLTVKRYGGTSFPNWLGDSAFNKIKVMRLEGCHYCFELPPLGQLPALKELFICKMKFLRTLGPELYGQPFQPFQSLERLEFKGMAEWEEWVPSGSGGPDFPRLLELILEKCPKLRGSLPCDLPCLKKLSVEGCGVLHDQRATATSSTSTSLNYNSLQELEIKDGCQTGLLSLLETKLLSRLKIRNLNNIQCFPNINRLQHLILWNCPTLSSFPKDGLPTTLTSLYIINCRRLDFLPHEMLAKLTSLDYLTIHMSCNSMRSFRIFPKLRTLNIGYCENLESLCLIEEGGAVENLSHLDNLNILGCPNLVCFPQGGLPTPNLTQLEFSRCKKLKSLPERIHTFTALERLWIRNLQNLESIAEDGGLPPNLQHFRIENCERLRASSSSVGDYCNWGLQALVSLTEFTIHGRGSDEILETLLKQQLLPTTLRSLLIEELSTLKSLDGKGLAHLTSLQELFISRCDSLEFLPGEALQHLTSLQRLEIRCCDNLQFLPEEGLPPSLSYLKIFRCSGLEKRYQNKTGQDHWDSISHIPCIWINDEVII, encoded by the coding sequence TTGTGTTTCAGAAGACTATGATGCTATCAGGGTAACTAAAACTCTTCTTGAGTCAGTCACTTCAAAAACTTGCAATACAACAGATCTGAATTTGCTTCAAATTGAACTAAGAGAACAACTTAGGGggaagaaatttttatttgtgttgGATGACCTTTGGAATGAGAAATATACTGATTGGAACTGCCTCCAAACTCCCTTTACTTCAGGGGCAAGGGGAAGTAAAGTCATCGTAACAACACGGAACAAAAATGTAGCATCTTTCATGCAAAATGTTCCCACTCAACCCTTGGAACCATTGTCGCATGAAGATTGTTGGTCATTACTTGCAAAACATGCGTTTGGAAATGTAAACTGTAGTGCATATCCAAGCTTGGAAGAAATCGGCAAGAAAATTGCACGAAAGTGTAATGGGTTGCCTTTAGCTGCACAAACACTTGGCGGTTTGTTACGTTCCAGGCTAGACTCTGAGGTATGGAACAGAGTACTAAACAACAGCATTTGGGAGTTACCTACAGAGAAAAGTGACATTCTTCCTGCTCTAGGGTTGAGTTATCATTATCTTCCAGCTAAGTTAAAGCAatgctttatttattgttcaatttttccaaAAGACTATGAATTCAAGGTAGAAgacattgtttttctttggatGGCGGAAGGTTTAATTCCCCAAGCGGAGAATGGGGACAACATGGAAGAAGTGGCTAAGGAATATTTTGATGAACTTTTATCCCGATCATTGTTTCAAACATCGGGGAAATCAAGTTTCGTTATGCATGATCTCATCAATGACTTGGCTTTGTTCATGTCTAAAGGATTTTGTTCTAGGTGGGAAGGGAGGGAATCACATGAAGTAGAAAGAGTTCGCCATTTGTCATATGCTAGGGAAGAATATGATGTTTCTCTTAAATTTGAGCAATTAAAGGAGGCTAAGTGTTTGCGGACCTTCCTACCTACCTCTTTAAATCCATATAActcttataaaaattattatctaAGTAAAAAGGTTGTACAAGATTTGTTGTCGTCACACAGATGTTTACGGGCGTTATCATTGTCAAGTTATAGGAATGTCACTCAGCTACCTGATTCTATTAAAAATCTTATTCACTTGCGCTATTTGGATCTCTCTGGTACTGCAATTGAAAGGTTACCTAGTGTACTTTGCAGTTTGTACTATTTGCAGACGTTACTATTGTCAAATTGTTCATCTCTTGTTGAATTACCTGCAGACTTGAGAAAATTGATAAATTTACAGAAATTAATGCTGGGAGGTTGTGCGTCTCTTGCTAAATTGCCTGTAGACCTGTGGGAATTAATTAGTTTGCATCATCTTGATGTGAGTGGAACTAAAATTGCAGAGATGCCATTGCAAATGAGTAGACTAAAAAGTTTGAGAACGTTGACTGCTTTTGTTGTGGGGAAATCTACTGGGTCAACCATTGGGGAATTGGGGGAGCTTCCACATCTTGGAGGAAAACTTAAACTACAAAATGTAGTTGATGCTAAGGATGCCGTGCAAGCCAATTTGAAGAATAAGAAGGATATGAAGGAGTTAGAGTTCGAATGGGGCAATGAAGACTCGGATGATTCTACAAAAGTGAGAGAAGTACTTGACAAGCTCCAACCTTGCATGAATTTGGAGAAATTGACCGTCAAACGTTATGGCGGGACCAGCTTCCCAAACTGGTTGGGAGACTCTGccttcaataaaataaaagttatgCGCCTCGAAGGCTGTCATTATTGTTTCGAGTTGCCACCTCTTGGACAGCTACCTGCTCTTAAGGAGCTCTTCATATGTAAGATGAAATTTCTTAGGACGTTAGGTCCTGAGTTGTATGGCCAGCCATTTCAACCATTTCAATCGCTGGAGAGGCTGGAGTTTAAGGGAATGGCAGAGTGGGAGGAATGGGTACCAAGTGGAAGTGGAGGTCCAGACTTTCCTCGCCTCCTAGAGCTAATTCTAGAAAAGTGTCCAAAACTGAGAGGAAGCTTGCCTTGTGATCTACCTTGCTTGAAGAAACTTAGCGTGGAAGGGTGTGGAGTTTTACATGATCAAAGGGCCACTGCTACTTCTAGTACTAGTACTAGTCTCAACTACAATTCTCTTCAAGAATTGGAAATAAAAGATGGATGCCAAACAGGTCTGTTATCATTACTAGAGACAAAACTCCTGTCCCGACTTAAGATTCGAAATTTAAATAACATACAATGCTTCCCCAACATCAATCGTCTTCAACATTTGATTCTTTGGAATTGTCCAACCCTGTCGTCGTTTCCTAAAGATGGCCTACCCACTACGTTGACATCACTTTATATAATCAATTGTAGGAGATTAGATTTCCTACCTCATGAGATGTTGGCCAAACTAACATCACTCGACTATTTGACTATACATATGAGCTGTAATTCAATGAGGTCCTTCAGGATTTTTCCCAAATTGAGGACACTTAATATTGGGTATTGTGAGAATCTGGAATCGCTTTGCTTGATTGAAGAAGGAGGAGCTGTTGAGAATCTCAGCCATCTGGATAACTTAAATATCTTAGGCTGTCCAAATCTGGTGTGTTTTCCCCAGGGAGGGTTGCCCACTCCCAACCTAACTCAATTGGAATTCAGCAGATGCAAGAAGTTGAAGTCATTACCTGAACGCATTCACACCTTCACAGCCCTTGAAAGATTGTGGATAAGGAATCTTCAAAATCTGGAGTCAATTGCAGAAGATGGGGGTTTGCCTCCCAACCTCCAACATTTTAGGATTGAGAATTGTGAGAGACTGAGGGCTTCATCTTCATCAGTGGGAGACTACTGCAACTGGGGTTTGCAAGCACTTGTCTCCCTTACAGAATTTACAATTCATGGCAGGGGAAGTGATGAAATCTTGGAGACGTTGCTCAAGCAACAGCTGCTCCCTACCACTCTTCGCAGTCTCCTCATCGAGGAACTTTCAACTCTGAAATCTTTGGATGGAAAGGGACTTGCACACCTTACTTCTCTTCAAGAACTATTTATTAGTAGGTGTGACAGTCTGGAATTCTTGCCAGGAGAGGCACTTCAACACCTCACTTCTCTTCAAAGGCTAGAAATTAGGTGTTGTGACAATCTCCAATTCCTGCCAGAAGAGGGTCTGCCGCCATCTCTTTCTTATCTGAAGATCTTCCGATGTTCTGGCCTGGAGAAAAGGTATCAGAATAAGACGGGACAAGATCATTGGGACAGCATATCTCACATTCCTTGCATCTGGATAAATGATGAAGTCATCATATGA